The stretch of DNA TCCCCGCGAAGGCGGGGACCCAGACTGGCTCCTGCCTTCTTTAGAGAACAAGGTAGCGTTGGTGACTGTGTTGGCCGTGCGTCCCTGGCGATGGGGATGGCTTGCGTTCTGCTCAGCGTACCGCGCCATCGGCGACGTGTTCGGCACTGATACTAAAAAGGGGAAAACCCACCCCGGCGAAGGCCGGGGCCCAGTTGGAGAGGTCGCTGTGACTGCGCGCGGCGGTAGTCGGCAGCGTCTCCCAACTGGACCCCGGCCTCCGCCGGGGCGGGGCGGTGAAGGCTTTTGTCGAACCCCAGCTATCGAACCGAGCGCAACGGCATCGTGGAGGGCAAGTCCGGCCAAGCGCCGAACGCATGGCCTCGCGCGCCAGCCATGCTATGGCCCCCGGCATGGCGAACACTAAAAGCAATACCGGCACCGTCGAGGTCGATGGCACCCGATACGATTGGAACCTCGAGCGCGAGCCGCAGCACACGGATGCCGATGGTTGGAAGGGCATGACGATCTCGCTGTTGCAGGAAGACGCCAAACGGGAAGCCCTGCTCGAGTTCCCCGCGCCGAAACGCCTGTTGAAGGGGCTGCCGCGCAGGCGACTCCAGATCGACGATGCGACGATCTCCCGCGGCGTGCGGGCTGCCTTGCAGGCGGGATGGGAGCCGATGTCGCGCGGCAAGCCGATGGTCTTCACGGTGGATTCCGAGGGCAATTGAGCCTTGGATCGGCGTGATACCGCTCCATCGATCCCGGTAGAGGAACGGCCGGCGTCGATGCGGCCCCAGGCCGACGTGGAAACCATGCTGCTGGGGCCGGTCCTTGCCGATCGGGCCTGCGGCGACTGCGCTATATGTTGTACCGAGCTGACGGTGGACACGCCCGAGTTCGCCAAGCCTGCTGGAACGCCGTGCATCCATCTCTGCGAACGCGGGTGCGGTATCCACGCGGTTCGCCCGCGCATCTGCCGGACGTGGTTCTGCGCCTGGCGGCGGGTCGCGAGCCTGCCCGACGAGGCCCGGCCCGACCGGTCCGGGCTTCTCGTCTCGCTCAATTTCGTGAACGAACCGCAGAATTGCTTCGAAGGCGTCTCGATCCATGTCCGCGTGCTCGCGGGCAGCGACGCGATCGCGAACGGCATGGCGGCGACCGTGTTGGACAGCGTGTGCGACCAGCTGGTCCCGGTCTGGTTCAGTGACGGATCGAAGAAAATGCTGATGCATCCCGACAATGACGTTGCCGGCTTCGTGCTATCGGGAGATCCCGCGCCCGGCCATCTGCATGAGGAAGTCGCCGCGTGGCGCGAACGCTACGGTGTGTTCGGGCCGAACCGCTAGGGTGGTACTTCCGCTGGCCAAGGAACGCCAGGGGATTGCCAGCTCTGCGCGCGCAAGTCGCAGCGCGCACTAGCGGTTCGGCCCCCGCATCCCTATTCCAGACGGCATGAACCTTTCCGCCCTAGACATCGTCGTCCTGCTTGCCGTCGCCGGGTCCGCGGTGCTCGGGCTGCTCCGCGGGTTCGTCACCGAAGTGCTGTCGATGTTCGCCTGGGTCGCGATGGTCGCGATGCTGAAGCTGTTCCACATTCCGCTTGCCGCCGCGCTGTCGCCGATGATCGGGACCGTGGGGGGAGCCGCGGTGCTTGCGTTCGCGATCATCACCGGCGTCACCTATATCGGCGGCCGCCTCGTCGCCAACGCGATCGGTGCGCGGACGCGGACGTCGATTCTCGGCCCCGTCGACCGTGCGCTCGGCTTCGGGTTCGGTGCGCTCAAAGGCCTTATCCTCGCGAGCCTCGTCTTCCTGCTCGCCACGCTCGTCATCGACACGATGAGCGGCGGACCGTCGCGGCGCCCGGAATGGATGACCAAGTCGCGCACCTATCCCCTGCTCAACGCGACCAGCGCCGGGATCGCCGATTTCGTCGACCGCCGCCGCCGTGGGCAGCCCGTCTTCGGCGCCCGAACGCCACCCTCCCGATCCGATTCAGCAAGCGAGCCGAAGCCATGAGCGCGCCCCTCTACAACGCCGAGATCCTGCGCCTTGCCGCGACGATCCCGCATCACGAACGCCTTCCTCAACCGATGGCGACCGCCGAGAAGCGCTCGCCGATCTGCGGCAGCCGCGTGACGATCGACGTCGCGGTCGACGACCAGGGCCGGGTCAACGAGGTCGGCCTGTTGGTCCGCGCCTGCGCCTTAGGGCAGGCGTCGTCGTCGTTGCTCGCCGCCAACATCCTGGGCCGCACCCCCGCCGAACTCGCCGCGACGCGCGACGCGTTGACCGCATGGCTTGCGCGCGAGGGCGAGGCGCCTGATTGGCCGGGGATGGATATCTTCACCCCCGCGCTCGACTATACCGCGCGCCACCCCTCCATCCGGCTCGCGTTCGAAGCGGCCGCCGAGGCTGCCGACACCGCTGCAAAGGCGAAGGTCTGATGGCGGAGGGCACGGCACCGTCGCTGCTGCGCGACGGCGTCGTCTTGCTCGGGTTCGGGCTGATGTTCGTTCTGCTGTTTCGTCGGCTCGGGCTGGGCGCGACGCTGGGGTATCTTGTCGCCGGCGCCGTCGTCGGGCCGCATGTGCTCGGCTTGGTCGGCGATGCGGAATCCAAGCTCGGGTTCGCCGAACTCGGCATCACGCTCCTGCTGTTCATCGTCGGCCTCGAACTCAATCCGACACGATTGTGGAGGATGAAGGAGGAGATCTTCGGGCTCGGCCTGCTCCAGGTTGCGATCTGCGGGCTTGCGATCACCGCGATCGTCTGGGTCGGCGCGAAGTTCTCGCTCCCCGCCGCGCTCGCGCTCGGGCTCCCGCTCGCGCTCTCGTCGACGGCACAGGTCCTGCCGATGCTGCGCTCGTCCGGCCGGATGAAGACGCCGTTCGGCGAGCGCGCCTTCTCGATCCTGCTGTTCCAGGATCTCTCGATCGTCCCGCTGATCACGATCGTCGCGGCGATGAGCCGCAACCCCGCCGACGCCAACGCGCCTCCCGGCTGGCTGCTGGCGATCTACACCGTTCTTGCCGTCGTCGGGCTGGTCGTCGCCGGCCGCTTTCTGCTTCGTCCGTTCTTCCGCCTGATCGGCAATCTCGGCGAGCGCGAGATGTTCGTGTTCGCCGGGCTGTTCACGGTGATCGCCAGCGCGGCGATCATGGAATGGCTCGGGCTGTCGACGGCGCTCGGCGCGTTCATCGCCGGCGTGATGCTCGCCGACAGCCCGTATCGGCATGAACTGGAGGCCGATGTCGAGCCGTTCCGCTCGATCCTGCTCGGGCTGTTCTTTCTCGCGGTGGGCATGGTGCTCGATCTGGGCGCGATCGCCGAACGCCCGCTGTTCGTCATGGCGATGGCCGCCGCGCTGATCCTCACCAAGACCGGCGTCATCATGCTGATCGGCATGGCGTTCAAGATGACGTGGCGACAGGCGTTCG from Sphingomonas sp. HMP9 encodes:
- a CDS encoding YkgJ family cysteine cluster protein, which translates into the protein MRPQADVETMLLGPVLADRACGDCAICCTELTVDTPEFAKPAGTPCIHLCERGCGIHAVRPRICRTWFCAWRRVASLPDEARPDRSGLLVSLNFVNEPQNCFEGVSIHVRVLAGSDAIANGMAATVLDSVCDQLVPVWFSDGSKKMLMHPDNDVAGFVLSGDPAPGHLHEEVAAWRERYGVFGPNR
- a CDS encoding CvpA family protein — its product is MNLSALDIVVLLAVAGSAVLGLLRGFVTEVLSMFAWVAMVAMLKLFHIPLAAALSPMIGTVGGAAVLAFAIITGVTYIGGRLVANAIGARTRTSILGPVDRALGFGFGALKGLILASLVFLLATLVIDTMSGGPSRRPEWMTKSRTYPLLNATSAGIADFVDRRRRGQPVFGARTPPSRSDSASEPKP
- a CDS encoding iron-sulfur cluster assembly scaffold protein → MSAPLYNAEILRLAATIPHHERLPQPMATAEKRSPICGSRVTIDVAVDDQGRVNEVGLLVRACALGQASSSLLAANILGRTPAELAATRDALTAWLAREGEAPDWPGMDIFTPALDYTARHPSIRLAFEAAAEAADTAAKAKV
- a CDS encoding cation:proton antiporter domain-containing protein; the protein is MAEGTAPSLLRDGVVLLGFGLMFVLLFRRLGLGATLGYLVAGAVVGPHVLGLVGDAESKLGFAELGITLLLFIVGLELNPTRLWRMKEEIFGLGLLQVAICGLAITAIVWVGAKFSLPAALALGLPLALSSTAQVLPMLRSSGRMKTPFGERAFSILLFQDLSIVPLITIVAAMSRNPADANAPPGWLLAIYTVLAVVGLVVAGRFLLRPFFRLIGNLGEREMFVFAGLFTVIASAAIMEWLGLSTALGAFIAGVMLADSPYRHELEADVEPFRSILLGLFFLAVGMVLDLGAIAERPLFVMAMAAALILTKTGVIMLIGMAFKMTWRQAFALGLLLSQGGEFGFVLFAQAQAGLLIEPQAASQFGAIITLSMATTPFLMGITRRFRTEPVAKDQERDGPKTDGANAIIVGYGRFGQTVGQMLLAQDIPVTLIDTDIEMIDIAGEFGAKVYYGDGTRLDLLRQAGAAEAEIICFCMDGDQLDPATIEGVHEAFPKAAIYVRAFDRRALVKLKNTSATAVVREVLESAVKMARLALRGLDVSPTDIDRAEEQYRARDKERLQLQIDSGDMRAARAETAKRFPWGNDSQ